In Thermodesulfovibrionales bacterium, the genomic stretch TCCTCACCCTATGTAAATGCCCTCTTAAGCATAATAGCCTTCATAATTATGGCCAAGATTATTGATAGCCTCATAGATAAAGGTTTGAGGAGATTCACAACCTTTACCAGAAGCGAACTTGATGACAGGATAATTGATATTATTCACAGGCCGGTATATTTTTCCATTATCATCATAGGCATCACTCTTGCCATAGCCTATCTACGGCCTTCGGAAAAACTACTTTATTACACTAATGGTATTCTTTATTCCCTTCTGGCCGTTCTCTGGATAATTACATTTATCAAGATAGGCAATGCTCTTATTGAGGATGCAGTGCATCGTATTAAAGATGTAACAGGTCTGGGGAAAGAGGTCATACCACTTATTAAGAACTTTTCAAAGGTAGTAATAATAGTTCTTGGCTTAATGGTCATACTTTCTATATGGAAGATAAATATAACACCGGTGCTTGCCTCTGCAGGAATTGCAGGAGTTGCTGTTGCCATAGCAGCAAGAGATACACTGGCAAATTTTTTTGGTGGTCTGAGTCTTTTTGTGGATAAACCATTTAAACTGGGTGATTTTATAGTGATTGATGAAAAGTTCAAGGGAGAGGTCGTTGATATAGGATTAAGGAGCACGAGGATAAAGACGCCTGATGATATTCTCATTACTATTCCTAATTCCATTCTTGTCAACTCAAAAATA encodes the following:
- a CDS encoding mechanosensitive ion channel; translated protein: MAGLIESLKISSSPYVNALLSIIAFIIMAKIIDSLIDKGLRRFTTFTRSELDDRIIDIIHRPVYFSIIIIGITLAIAYLRPSEKLLYYTNGILYSLLAVLWIITFIKIGNALIEDAVHRIKDVTGLGKEVIPLIKNFSKVVIIVLGLMVILSIWKINITPVLASAGIAGVAVAIAARDTLANFFGGLSLFVDKPFKLGDFIVIDEKFKGEVVDIGLRSTRIKTPDDILITIPNSILVNSKIINESAPSPRIRLRLPVNIAYGSDLDLAEKTIMDILNNNPDVLKEPAPKLFFLSFGESSLNLEIFFWIEDPSLRFRITDSINREIYKRFNEKGIKIPFPQREVYLHKI